A segment of the Lelliottia amnigena genome:
ATTTCAGCCCCGCGTGGCGTGCTTGCTCATCAGTTTGAATCTGTACCGCATCCAGCGTTGCCTGCAGATGGGCATAGTGCGGCGCGCTTAACAGATGCGGCCAAAGCGTATCGCAGCGGAGCCATTGCTCCAGCGTATAGCCCGGCGCTTCGCCTATGAGCCTGTCGCCCATCATCAGATCGGCGTCGGCAAGCCCGCTGCATCCATCCCAGGTTTTGGCGTCATGAAAAACGACCGTCAGATTGCAGCCCAGTTTAGCCAGATAACGTTTGAGCTGCTCTGCCATGGTATGCAGTTCAACGGGCAAATGGTAAACGAGGGTCAGTGATTCGGGCAGCGCGACACTATTTTGCGTTGACCAGTCGGGAATGGTCCAGCCCGGCAGCAACTCCTGTGCAGGGGTGATCAGGTTTTCATCCAGCGGGAGCGTATGTAAAAGCGTGGTGTGATGGATGATAGTGATGAGCCGCTGCGCCTGTGCTTGGCTAAGGCGCGGGCTTTGTTTCAGCGTGAGATAACAGAATCCCAGGCTGGTGCTACTGCTGACCAGACTCAGATTAGCCAGTTCGTCCGGCTCACCAATCGCGATTTGCACGGGATGGCGACAGCTGGTGCCTAAATCCTGCTCGAAAAGTTGCGGGGTGATCCAGTATTCAATGGCCTTCAGCAAAGGATGGCTGAGGTGGTACTGCTCGTGGCTCTCCAGACGGACGAGATCAGGCTCGTATGCCGTCAAACGGAAGGGGCCGCTGCCCGTCAACGGGCGATCAGGATGGGCCAGGCGGCTGCAATAACTTGCCAGGCGATGCGCGAGCCAGTAATCCGGCTGATGTAAAACAAACGTCAGGCATTGTGGATGCGTCATATCGACGCGCAATACGCTGTTGAACAATCGGCGCAGCGCAGGCAGAGCGAGTAATTTTATCAGGCTGCGCTGAAGCTGTGCCGTTTCGACCTTGTCGCCGTTATGCCAGTGCAGCGTCGAGCGAATATAAAAATGCCAGCGTAGCCCATCGGCTGACACCTCCCAGTGATGTGCCAAATCCCCTGTGGGTTCGCTACTGTTACCGTTGAACCGTGTAAGCCCCGAGAAGACTTGCCCACAAGATGCTGCTCTGCCCGTCCCGGTAAAAAACCCGCGTGCAGCGGATCAAGCGCACGATAGTAAGGAATACGCAGCGTTGGCGTATCGTTTTGCCAATGCCCCCCCAGAAACGGATGCAGCAGCGTGCGGAGTTCCTGCGGCGCAATTTGCGCCAGTTCCAGCGCGTTATGCTGATGCCCGCTTTTTAGCGCCTCTTCCATCATATTACTGCGCAGCGAGTCAGGTGAAACGTGGAAGGTCAATTCACCTCGCTTGCCGCGCCCTGATTGTGCCCGCCAGGTCAGCCATCCGGCATCCTGAGCCTGTCGCAACAGCGTGCGTACATGCCGTTCGCTGCAAAAGCAGCGGCTGGCAAGTTCGGTCACCGTAATGTGTTGGGGGGCACCCGCAGACGGTTGCCACAGTCGTTGATATTGGTTGAGACGATTTAGCTGGCGCATATTAAACCCGGAACAATTATTGTCATCTATTCACTATTACTTCCGTATATCTCAGGCAATACTGATCCACAAGTTAATCCCATCACATTTCAGGAGTCATCATGGCGCGGCTTGCAGCATTTGATATGGACGGCACGCTTTTAATGCCGGACCACCGCTTAGGGGATAAAACCCTGAGCACGCTGAAGCGCCTGCATGAGCGTGATATCACGCTGACGTTTGCCACGGGTCGCCATGAACTGGAGATGCGCCATCTACTAGGAGCGCTTTCGATTGATGCGTTTTTAATTACCGGCAATGGCACGCGTATTCACTCTGTAGAAGGTGAGGTATTGCACCGTCAGGATCTCGACCCTGAGGTCGCGGATTTAGTTCTGCACAGCACCTGGGAGACCGAGGCGAGTATTCACGTGTTCAATGATACGGGCTGGTTAACGGGCAAAGAGATTCCGGAGTTGTTGCATGCCCATGTCTACAGCGGGTTTCGCTATCAACTCACAGACTTGCGCCGTATCCCCTCACATTCGGTGACGAAAATCTGTTTCTGCGGCGATCACGACGATCTCCGCCGTCTGCGCATTCAGCTTAACGAAGCGTTAGGCAGCCGCGCGCATCTCACGTTTTCGGCGATGGATTGTCTGGAAGTGCTGCCCGTAGGATGCAACAAAGGCTCCGCCCTGGCGGTGCTGAGCGACCACTTGGGCTTAACACTGCAGGATTGTATGGCGTTCGGCGACGCCATGAACGACCGCGAAATGCTGGGAAGCGTGGGTCGCGGTCTGATTATGGGGAATGCGATGCCGCAGCTTAAGGCGGAGCTATCCCATCTACCGGTTATCGGGCATTGCCGTAACGAAGCGGTGTCCCATTTTTTGACACATTGGCTGGATCAACCAAACCTCCCGTATTCCCCCGAATAGTGAGACCCTTCCAGCAAGCCAGACCTCGGTCTGGCTTTTTTTTATTTCAGCATCTGCGCAATCTGTGCTTTCCAGGGGGCGATATCCCCGATATTCGTTTTCACCCATTCTGCGTTGTAATAGGTGTCGAGATAGCGCTCGCCGCTGTCGCACAGCAGAGTCACGATAGAACCCGTGCGGCCTTCTTCGCGCATCCGTGAAGCCAGGTGCAGAACGCCCCACATATTGGTACCGGTTGACGCGCCCACTTTGCGGCCAAGCTGCGTTTCCAGCCAGTGCGCCGTCGCCACGCTTGCCGCATCGGGCACACGCAACATCTCGTCGACAACATCAGGGATGAAAGAAGGCTCAACGCGCGGGCGACCAATCCCTTCGATTTTGCTGCCCACCAGGCTTCGAAGCGTGGCATCGCGGCTCTGCCAGTAATCCATAAACACAGAGTTCTGCGGATCAACCACCATCAGTTGAGTGTCATATCCCTGGCAGCGGATATAGCGGCCAATCGTCGCTGAGGTGCCGCCCGTCCCGGCGCTCATGACGATATAGGACGGCTGCGGATGCGGCTCATTGTTCATCTGGCGGAAAATACTGTCGGCAATGTTGTTATTCCCGCGCCAGTCGGTCGCACGCTCGGCGAACGTAAACTGGTCCATATAATGGCCGTTCAGCTCGCGGGCGAGCATTTCCGAGGCGGCGTAAATCTCGCAGGCGCTTTCAACAAAGTGGCAGCGTCCGCCGTAAAATTCGATCTGTTCGATTTTGCGTTTCGCGGTACATGAGGGCATCACGGCGATAAACGGCAGGCCAAGCAGGCGCGCGAAATAGGCTTCTGACACGGCAGTTGAACCCGATGACGATTCAATAATCGTTGTGCCTTCTTTGATCCAGCCATTGCATAAACCATACAAAAACAGCGATCGTGCCAGACGGTGCTTCAGGCTGCCGGTAGGGTGAGTGCTTTCATCTTTTAGATAGAGCTGAATCCCTGTAAAACCCGGCAGTGCGAGGCGAATCAGATGCGTATCCGCCGAACGTTGATAATCAGCGTTAATCTCACTGATCGCATGTTTGACCCAAGTGATATTCATCGTAGGAATCCGTTTGTCATTTTGTGCCCAGCATAGCGAATAGCACGGAAAAAATTGTTGCTATCTGGCCTTTAAAATAGAATGACAGGAGAAAAATATTCTCTGTGAGGTGGGGTATGTTAGATAAAATTGACCGCAAGCTGCTCTCTTTGCTGCAAAAGGATTGCACCCTCTCTTTGCAGGCACTCGCTGATGCCGTTAATCTGACCACCACGCCCTGCTGGAAACGGCTCAAACGGCTGGAAGATGAAGGCGTTTTATTGGGCCGCGTGGCCCTGTTGGATCCCGAAAAACTGGGGCTTGGACTGACCGCGTTTGTTCTGATAAAAACGCAGCATCACAGCAGCGACTGGTATTGCCGATTTGTCACCGAAGTCTCAGAGATGCCAGAAGTGCTCGGGTTCTGGCGCATGGCGGGTGAGTATGACTATCTGATGCGCGTTCAGGTGGCGGACATGAAACGCTATGATGACTTCTA
Coding sequences within it:
- the sgrR_3 gene encoding extracellular solute-binding protein; protein product: MAHHWEVSADGLRWHFYIRSTLHWHNGDKVETAQLQRSLIKLLALPALRRLFNSVLRVDMTHPQCLTFVLHQPDYWLAHRLASYCSRLAHPDRPLTGSGPFRLTAYEPDLVRLESHEQYHLSHPLLKAIEYWITPQLFEQDLGTSCRHPVQIAIGEPDELANLSLVSSSTSLGFCYLTLKQSPRLSQAQAQRLITIIHHTTLLHTLPLDENLITPAQELLPGWTIPDWSTQNSVALPESLTLVYHLPVELHTMAEQLKRYLAKLGCNLTVVFHDAKTWDGCSGLADADLMMGDRLIGEAPGYTLEQWLRCDTLWPHLLSAPHYAHLQATLDAVQIQTDEQARHAGLKSIFTHLMENAVLTPLFNYQYQISAPPGVNGIRLNTRGWFDFTQAWVPAPNT
- the cof gene encoding cof family hydrolase is translated as MARLAAFDMDGTLLMPDHRLGDKTLSTLKRLHERDITLTFATGRHELEMRHLLGALSIDAFLITGNGTRIHSVEGEVLHRQDLDPEVADLVLHSTWETEASIHVFNDTGWLTGKEIPELLHAHVYSGFRYQLTDLRRIPSHSVTKICFCGDHDDLRRLRIQLNEALGSRAHLTFSAMDCLEVLPVGCNKGSALAVLSDHLGLTLQDCMAFGDAMNDREMLGSVGRGLIMGNAMPQLKAELSHLPVIGHCRNEAVSHFLTHWLDQPNLPYSPE
- the cysK_1 gene encoding Cysteine synthase B, giving the protein MNITWVKHAISEINADYQRSADTHLIRLALPGFTGIQLYLKDESTHPTGSLKHRLARSLFLYGLCNGWIKEGTTIIESSSGSTAVSEAYFARLLGLPFIAVMPSCTAKRKIEQIEFYGGRCHFVESACEIYAASEMLARELNGHYMDQFTFAERATDWRGNNNIADSIFRQMNNEPHPQPSYIVMSAGTGGTSATIGRYIRCQGYDTQLMVVDPQNSVFMDYWQSRDATLRSLVGSKIEGIGRPRVEPSFIPDVVDEMLRVPDAASVATAHWLETQLGRKVGASTGTNMWGVLHLASRMREEGRTGSIVTLLCDSGERYLDTYYNAEWVKTNIGDIAPWKAQIAQMLK
- the ybaO gene encoding protein YbaO, with protein sequence MLDKIDRKLLSLLQKDCTLSLQALADAVNLTTTPCWKRLKRLEDEGVLLGRVALLDPEKLGLGLTAFVLIKTQHHSSDWYCRFVTEVSEMPEVLGFWRMAGEYDYLMRVQVADMKRYDDFYKRLVNSVPGLSDVTSSFAMEQIKYTTALPIE